One part of the Dyadobacter sp. 676 genome encodes these proteins:
- a CDS encoding thioredoxin domain-containing protein, which translates to MAECTGEQGKFWETYRELFKSNGSETADVGAIAKNVGLDIEKCNRCISSFDDSKMLENFRRLNDLKLNGTPTILINNRIYFGELTLDALSQHIDQIAKQ; encoded by the coding sequence ATCGCCGAATGTACCGGTGAGCAGGGGAAATTTTGGGAGACGTATCGGGAACTTTTCAAAAGTAACGGTAGCGAAACAGCAGATGTGGGAGCTATCGCCAAGAACGTGGGGTTAGACATAGAGAAATGTAATCGCTGCATCAGTTCATTTGACGATTCAAAAATGTTGGAAAATTTCAGGCGCTTAAATGACCTGAAACTAAATGGCACTCCAACTATTTTAATCAACAACCGAATATATTTTGGCGAGCTAACGTTAGATGCACTTAGCCAACATATTGACCAAATTGCGAAGCAATAA
- a CDS encoding DUF4249 domain-containing protein, with translation MTRRIQLVASSLFLLFACTKSVDLDLNQNMGKILVVDGQLTDLNHNNYVRLTWARNTNDELIQTVDSALVIISNQKGLVDTLVNEREIETQYDDPLFEGYYYATRLRCKVGDTYHLTVKKNGETYQADAYLPAVSPIDSVGLQYVEGYPVNGHSYLPLLYFRDPKPERNYYMTQFCSDFTSTGGLITRRYPCQFSDRIWNVAILDDEHLPEYVNGLNINVGATPSPNFHQWLSADNYTAYLYSFTADAYKYYEALIKSLNSDGGVYAPTPANAPSNLRGTAPVAGFFNASSVSSYQFVVKP, from the coding sequence GTGACTAGACGAATTCAACTTGTAGCGAGCAGCCTTTTCCTTCTGTTTGCATGTACAAAAAGTGTCGATCTGGATCTAAATCAAAACATGGGCAAAATTCTTGTGGTTGATGGCCAGTTGACAGATCTGAATCATAATAATTATGTGCGACTAACATGGGCACGAAATACAAACGATGAGTTGATCCAGACTGTGGACAGTGCGCTGGTCATTATTTCTAACCAGAAAGGGCTAGTTGATACCCTTGTCAACGAGCGCGAGATCGAAACCCAGTATGACGATCCTTTATTTGAAGGATATTATTACGCTACGAGACTTCGATGCAAGGTAGGGGATACTTACCACCTTACCGTAAAGAAGAACGGTGAGACTTACCAGGCGGATGCTTATTTGCCGGCGGTTTCGCCTATTGATTCGGTAGGCTTGCAATACGTAGAAGGCTATCCGGTTAATGGTCATAGCTATCTGCCGTTACTTTACTTCCGAGACCCCAAACCGGAGCGTAATTATTATATGACCCAATTTTGTTCCGACTTTACATCGACTGGCGGGCTGATTACAAGAAGATATCCTTGCCAATTCAGCGACAGGATCTGGAATGTGGCGATATTGGACGATGAGCATTTGCCCGAGTATGTGAATGGGCTTAACATTAATGTTGGTGCGACGCCTTCCCCCAACTTTCATCAGTGGCTTTCTGCCGATAACTACACTGCATATCTGTACTCCTTTACCGCCGACGCTTACAAGTATTACGAAGCGTTGATCAAGTCTCTGAATAGCGACGGAGGCGTTTATGCTCCGACGCCGGCAAACGCCCCTTCTAATTTGCGAGGTACCGCACCGGTTGCGGGATTCTTTAATGCGTCAAGCGTTTCGTCTTATCAATTTGTTGTGAAACCGTAG
- a CDS encoding TonB-dependent receptor, whose amino-acid sequence MVIKLASNRLFRFLVFLLNIISIHSFAQKFQVSGTVADSTSGEVLPFAQIRLQARGVVTQTNAYGYYSITVPKGTNSFEISYLGYKTLKSTVKVVGNTAVDFRLTPWATDLDAVNVSSKSESISYDALTGKASLSVGQVKNMPTLGGEADIMQALQYLPGVRTAVEGTTGLSVRGGSFDQTLVLLDEAPVYNPSHALGFYSAFNPDAIKSIDIYRGLMPAQFGGRLSSVLDLKMREGNNQKFTVSGAVGLIASRIVAEGPIQKDRSSFIVSSRYSYAGAVANTAGNLGKSLHLGGLGGFQGGNDIRFYDVNAKLNWKSANSKDQFFLSGYLGGDWFEYYLFQKGTFTKWRNATGSLRWNHIFSDKLFSQTTLYYSRYHYNYNLLNDRRDFDWNAGLTEVGFKNELDYFVTDRSFVKGGINLTYTTYEPGSILPKSETSLTIPFALASKKTVQASVFLGATSQVGRKVSVYLGGRISTFGLLGPGLFYTYGPDRSKPVDSTRYASNKVVKSFAAFEPRLSAKYQIDSTKSISIAFSRTVQYVHLLGNTSVGLPTDVWLPSSPNVKPQAARIASMGYSQNLSSLSFEIEVYYKAFNRVIDFVDNANLFVNQYVESQVRAGKGRAMGAETSVTKKNGKLTGWITYTLAKTDRTIEGINHNRRYSTRFDRRHSFSLVSAYQLKKHIILSLDFQYNSGGAASLPTAVYQFQGSTFNYYPDRNGFRLPAFHRMDVQASFSKKKRWGERKWIVGLYNAYNRHNLFSVDVVPADYNWFQKSNISAVSLYGIVPSISYSFSF is encoded by the coding sequence ATGGTGATTAAGTTAGCTTCTAATCGGCTATTCCGCTTTTTAGTATTCCTACTAAATATTATTTCAATTCATTCTTTTGCGCAGAAGTTTCAAGTGTCGGGTACGGTTGCGGATTCAACATCCGGGGAAGTTCTGCCGTTCGCACAAATACGCTTACAAGCACGGGGAGTTGTTACCCAAACAAATGCCTATGGTTATTATTCAATCACCGTTCCGAAAGGAACCAATAGCTTTGAGATTTCCTACCTCGGATATAAAACGTTAAAGTCCACAGTGAAAGTTGTTGGAAACACAGCGGTCGATTTTCGTCTCACGCCATGGGCGACGGATTTAGATGCGGTCAATGTATCATCCAAAAGCGAGTCAATCAGTTACGATGCGTTAACGGGCAAGGCGAGTTTATCTGTCGGCCAGGTAAAAAATATGCCTACCTTGGGCGGCGAAGCGGATATTATGCAGGCGCTCCAATATTTGCCTGGCGTCAGAACGGCGGTTGAAGGCACTACCGGCCTGTCGGTGCGAGGAGGGTCGTTTGATCAAACATTGGTTTTGCTTGACGAAGCTCCGGTTTATAATCCGTCTCATGCGCTCGGCTTCTATTCCGCCTTCAATCCGGACGCTATCAAGTCGATTGATATTTACAGAGGTCTTATGCCAGCGCAATTTGGGGGGAGGTTGTCGTCGGTGTTAGACCTTAAAATGCGGGAAGGGAATAACCAAAAGTTTACAGTCTCCGGTGCCGTTGGGCTGATTGCGAGCAGGATCGTTGCGGAAGGCCCCATTCAGAAGGACCGTTCATCTTTTATCGTTTCCAGTCGTTACAGCTATGCAGGAGCGGTTGCCAACACGGCTGGCAACCTGGGCAAATCATTACACTTAGGTGGTTTGGGTGGATTTCAAGGAGGAAATGACATCAGATTTTATGACGTCAATGCAAAACTAAATTGGAAATCGGCGAACAGTAAGGACCAGTTCTTTCTTTCTGGCTACCTAGGCGGCGATTGGTTTGAATACTATCTGTTTCAAAAGGGAACATTTACAAAGTGGCGAAATGCGACCGGGTCGCTAAGATGGAACCACATTTTTTCTGATAAGCTCTTTTCTCAAACCACACTCTATTACAGTCGGTACCATTACAATTATAACCTCTTAAATGATCGGCGCGATTTTGATTGGAACGCTGGACTCACTGAGGTTGGATTTAAAAATGAGCTCGATTATTTTGTTACAGACCGGTCTTTTGTCAAGGGAGGGATCAACCTAACCTATACAACTTACGAACCCGGATCTATCTTGCCCAAATCCGAAACGTCCCTTACAATACCGTTCGCGCTGGCTTCTAAGAAAACAGTTCAGGCATCCGTCTTCCTGGGCGCCACCTCGCAGGTTGGGCGAAAAGTCTCGGTATATTTGGGTGGACGAATATCCACTTTTGGGCTGCTTGGTCCCGGTCTATTTTATACATATGGTCCTGACCGGTCCAAGCCGGTTGACTCGACACGGTATGCAAGTAATAAAGTGGTCAAAAGTTTCGCAGCCTTCGAACCAAGACTGTCAGCCAAGTACCAAATCGACAGCACTAAAAGCATTTCAATTGCCTTTTCCAGGACTGTTCAATATGTGCATCTTTTAGGCAATACTTCAGTCGGCCTTCCCACCGATGTCTGGTTGCCGTCGAGTCCCAATGTAAAGCCCCAGGCAGCCCGGATCGCTTCAATGGGTTATTCCCAAAATCTCTCTAGCCTTTCATTTGAAATTGAAGTCTATTACAAAGCCTTCAATCGTGTGATTGACTTCGTTGATAATGCGAATCTGTTTGTTAACCAATATGTCGAATCACAAGTGCGTGCAGGCAAAGGTAGGGCGATGGGCGCCGAAACCTCCGTTACCAAAAAGAACGGCAAGCTTACGGGCTGGATCACCTACACCTTAGCGAAGACCGATCGGACCATTGAAGGCATTAACCATAACCGGCGCTACTCAACCCGGTTTGACCGTCGGCATAGCTTTTCCCTTGTATCCGCCTATCAACTGAAAAAGCACATTATATTATCCTTGGATTTTCAATACAACTCCGGAGGCGCAGCCTCTCTCCCAACGGCCGTTTACCAATTCCAGGGCTCAACCTTTAACTATTACCCCGATAGGAACGGCTTCCGACTTCCGGCGTTCCACAGAATGGACGTGCAGGCAAGCTTTTCAAAGAAGAAAAGATGGGGCGAAAGGAAGTGGATTGTAGGGCTATACAACGCTTATAATCGACATAACTTGTTTTCAGTAGATGTCGTGCCCGCCGACTATAACTGGTTTCAAAAGTCTAACATTTCTGCTGTATCGCTATACGGAATCGTACCATCGATATCCTACAGTTTTTCGTTTTGA
- a CDS encoding (Fe-S)-binding protein encodes MAIIQQIIFIAALAAVVWLIYRRVGIISRTIRLGKAEDRADQPRKRLSVMMRVAFGQQKMFDRPLIGFLHFAVYAGFVLINIEILEIILDGILGTHRLFAAALGGFYSFLIGFFELLALGVLVACTIFLIRRSILKVERFQPSRHREMSGWPQTDGKLILVFEIVLMIAILTMNAADSALQDLGSEHYPQTGDFLISQWLKPLFAGWDEDALIAYERAAWWVHILGIFGFAVYLTYSKHLHIALAFPNTYFSRLEPKGQMKNMPEITQEVKIMLGLEAQAGDAAVPERFGAKDVTDLSWKSLMDAYSCTECGRCTAACPANITGKKLSPRKIMMDTRDRLEEVGRNMLANKGEFINDNKSLLGDYILEEEILACTTCNACVQECPVLINPLDIILQLRRHKVMDEAHVPGSWNMMFQNLDTNQAPWKFSPGDRFNWAAGLEGKSTES; translated from the coding sequence ATGGCGATCATTCAGCAAATCATCTTTATTGCCGCGCTCGCAGCCGTTGTCTGGCTCATTTACCGGCGTGTCGGTATTATCAGCAGGACGATCCGGCTCGGGAAGGCGGAGGACCGTGCCGACCAACCCCGCAAACGGCTATCGGTGATGATGCGTGTCGCATTTGGGCAGCAAAAGATGTTCGACCGCCCGTTGATCGGCTTCCTGCACTTCGCAGTCTACGCCGGGTTTGTTCTGATCAATATCGAAATTCTGGAAATAATCCTCGACGGGATATTAGGCACGCACCGCCTTTTCGCGGCCGCGCTGGGCGGGTTTTATAGTTTCCTGATCGGCTTTTTCGAGCTGCTCGCGTTGGGTGTACTCGTCGCCTGTACAATTTTCCTGATCCGGCGTAGCATTCTGAAAGTGGAACGGTTCCAGCCGTCGAGGCACCGCGAAATGAGCGGCTGGCCGCAAACGGATGGCAAACTAATCCTGGTTTTCGAGATCGTACTGATGATCGCCATTCTGACGATGAATGCGGCCGATAGTGCTTTACAGGATCTCGGGAGTGAGCATTATCCCCAAACGGGCGATTTTTTGATCAGCCAATGGCTTAAACCACTTTTTGCAGGCTGGGACGAGGACGCTTTGATCGCTTACGAGCGCGCGGCATGGTGGGTCCACATTCTCGGCATTTTTGGTTTCGCGGTATATCTCACCTATTCCAAGCATTTGCACATCGCGCTGGCATTCCCGAATACCTATTTCTCGCGTCTCGAACCCAAAGGCCAGATGAAAAATATGCCCGAAATTACGCAGGAAGTGAAGATCATGCTGGGCCTGGAGGCGCAGGCGGGAGATGCGGCGGTACCGGAGCGGTTTGGCGCTAAAGATGTGACGGATTTGAGCTGGAAAAGTCTGATGGATGCCTATTCCTGCACAGAATGCGGGCGGTGTACAGCTGCCTGCCCAGCCAATATTACAGGCAAAAAGCTGTCGCCACGCAAGATCATGATGGACACGCGCGACCGCCTCGAAGAAGTAGGTCGCAATATGCTGGCCAACAAAGGGGAATTCATAAACGATAATAAAAGCCTGCTGGGCGATTACATTCTGGAAGAAGAAATCCTCGCCTGTACCACATGCAACGCGTGCGTGCAGGAGTGCCCGGTGCTAATCAACCCGCTGGACATCATCCTGCAACTGCGCAGGCATAAGGTAATGGACGAAGCACACGTGCCGGGTTCATGGAATATGATGTTCCAGAACCTGGACACCAACCAGGCCCCGTGGAAATTTTCGCCCGGCGACCGCTTCAATTGGGCGGCAGGGCTGGAAGGCAAATCAACAGAATCATAA
- a CDS encoding gliding motility lipoprotein GldH: MKFIRPAVVVFFIFLLSGCDKNVVYKAHEDIDDGLWYIKNKPSFKVEITDTTQAYNLYYVLRNALQYPYYNLYITRNFVGPDGRVISNTLEEVFISNEVTGKPYGHGLGDLFDHKIPFLKNYRFPRSGTYTFTISQSMRQNPLPFIISVGISVEKVPAKE, translated from the coding sequence ATGAAATTCATCCGGCCGGCTGTTGTCGTATTTTTTATATTCCTTTTATCAGGCTGTGATAAAAATGTCGTCTACAAAGCACACGAGGATATCGATGACGGGCTCTGGTATATAAAAAACAAACCCTCTTTCAAGGTGGAGATAACGGACACTACGCAGGCGTACAACCTGTATTACGTGCTCCGGAACGCGCTGCAATATCCTTATTACAACCTCTACATTACCCGCAATTTCGTTGGGCCCGACGGAAGGGTTATTTCCAATACGCTGGAAGAAGTATTTATTTCCAATGAGGTGACCGGCAAGCCTTACGGCCATGGTTTGGGCGATTTGTTTGACCACAAAATCCCTTTCCTTAAAAACTACCGCTTTCCACGCTCCGGCACTTACACATTTACTATTTCGCAATCCATGCGCCAGAACCCGCTGCCCTTCATCATCAGCGTCGGTATCAGCGTGGAGAAAGTTCCCGCAAAAGAATAG
- a CDS encoding AI-2E family transporter — MNSTLRPLPNKDRETPVYLKLASTLVAIIATVYILYTLRETLIPLAFSILLAILLHPVCAWLELRKIPRIGAILLSILTLFTAIVILVYVVSVQIGSFAEELPRITEKAEAILDQTLTMGERYLNISRTQQVNEAQKYLINALSEGRAFLLNTLVTTTGAISTFVLIPLYIFFFLLYRDFFRMFVHKAIHSVPNEQLNALLKKIYEVIQSYLSGLFLVILIVGVLNSIGLLLLGIPHAIFFGFLAGFLILIPYIGILIGSLLPALLAIVTMDSPWYAVGVIGVMSFVQFLEGNLITPNIVGSKVSVNPLAAIVALFLGGQLWGLSGLILALPVTAILKVILDAIPSLEPYGFLLGEPVHEVAEEKAELVKEQEAREFKKKPHRRYRKPKKRPEGDAPAAPTA; from the coding sequence ATGAATTCAACTTTGCGTCCTCTTCCAAACAAAGATAGAGAAACCCCCGTGTACCTGAAACTGGCCAGTACGCTGGTAGCGATCATTGCAACGGTATACATTCTCTATACGCTTCGTGAGACATTGATCCCGCTCGCATTCTCGATATTGCTGGCCATTTTGCTGCACCCTGTCTGTGCTTGGCTCGAACTGCGGAAAATACCGAGGATAGGGGCCATTTTACTGAGCATTCTTACGCTGTTTACGGCGATCGTCATACTCGTTTATGTGGTTTCGGTGCAAATAGGCAGCTTCGCCGAAGAGCTGCCCCGCATTACCGAAAAGGCGGAGGCGATCCTCGACCAGACGCTGACCATGGGCGAACGTTACCTGAACATCAGCCGGACGCAACAGGTCAACGAGGCGCAAAAGTATCTGATCAATGCATTGAGCGAAGGAAGGGCCTTTTTGCTGAATACATTGGTAACCACTACCGGGGCAATTTCCACTTTTGTACTGATCCCTCTTTACATTTTCTTTTTCCTGCTCTACCGCGATTTTTTCAGGATGTTTGTCCATAAGGCCATCCACAGCGTGCCGAATGAACAGCTTAATGCTTTGTTGAAAAAAATATATGAAGTCATTCAAAGTTACCTATCCGGGCTGTTTCTGGTTATCCTGATTGTGGGCGTCCTGAACAGCATCGGGTTGCTCCTGCTGGGCATTCCGCATGCCATATTTTTCGGTTTTTTGGCCGGTTTCCTGATCCTCATTCCCTATATCGGTATTCTGATCGGCTCGTTGCTTCCGGCGCTGCTGGCTATCGTAACGATGGATTCGCCCTGGTATGCGGTGGGTGTGATCGGCGTAATGAGCTTTGTGCAGTTTCTGGAAGGAAACCTCATTACCCCTAATATAGTAGGTTCGAAAGTGAGCGTCAACCCATTGGCAGCTATTGTGGCGTTGTTCCTCGGAGGGCAGCTGTGGGGCCTTTCCGGTTTGATCCTCGCATTGCCTGTTACGGCCATTCTGAAAGTGATCCTCGACGCGATCCCCAGTCTTGAACCGTATGGGTTCCTGCTGGGAGAGCCTGTGCATGAGGTGGCAGAAGAAAAGGCCGAGCTGGTGAAAGAACAGGAGGCCAGGGAGTTTAAGAAAAAACCGCACCGGCGCTACCGCAAGCCCAAAAAACGCCCGGAAGGCGACGCTCCGGCTGCGCCAACCGCCTGA
- a CDS encoding response regulator transcription factor, whose amino-acid sequence MSTAKSANSAPKVLVVDDDSDIVELLEYNLTKEGYSVLTASNGKKAIDIAKAFVPDLILLDIMMPQLDGIETGRILRQNPDIKNTYILFLTARSEEYSEVAAFEVGADDYITKPIKPRALMSRINALFRREAQKAESGDTIEILDLSINRKNYTVTQGGEKSTVLPKKEFELLFFLAQTPNKVFSRDELLQKIWGADIYVLERTVDVHIRKLREKLGDNYIKTLKGVGYMFSSERE is encoded by the coding sequence ATGAGCACTGCTAAATCTGCAAACTCGGCTCCGAAAGTACTGGTAGTTGACGACGATTCCGACATAGTTGAACTTCTCGAATATAATTTAACCAAGGAGGGCTATTCGGTATTAACGGCGTCCAACGGCAAAAAAGCCATCGACATCGCCAAAGCATTCGTACCCGACCTCATCCTCCTCGATATTATGATGCCGCAACTCGACGGTATCGAAACCGGTCGGATCCTCCGCCAGAACCCGGATATCAAAAACACCTATATTCTGTTCCTGACGGCCCGCTCCGAGGAATACTCGGAAGTGGCGGCTTTTGAAGTCGGGGCCGACGATTACATTACCAAGCCCATCAAGCCACGAGCATTGATGAGCCGTATTAACGCATTGTTCCGTCGCGAAGCGCAAAAGGCCGAGTCGGGCGACACGATCGAAATCCTGGATTTGTCGATCAACCGCAAGAACTACACCGTGACACAAGGCGGAGAAAAATCGACGGTTTTGCCCAAAAAGGAATTTGAGCTCCTGTTTTTCCTCGCGCAGACACCAAACAAAGTTTTCAGTCGCGACGAACTGCTTCAAAAGATCTGGGGGGCCGATATTTATGTTCTCGAACGTACCGTCGACGTGCATATCCGGAAACTCCGTGAGAAGCTGGGCGACAATTATATCAAGACTTTGAAGGGCGTGGGTTACATGTTCAGCAGCGAGCGGGAATAG
- a CDS encoding AsmA-like C-terminal region-containing protein, translated as MFSKVFKILGIVALIGFILFGAVELWVYRNREKLFRRAQEAINENLNGNLAIGDFKFRPFYGGLGLNFTLYDVKLTDTLYNVHHKPFLEAEKIHIALDFKRIFSGDVRVKNLVLEDGGLKLFVQRDGYSNLSIFKSKPEKDSKKGDNDGVVKKLGNVRFVNFAVSYSDSVKRKYFGALFHDATNIIERTDSSTNASFTGAVFFNSLTFNADKGGFLTKQETTLALALGYDEDEKKLKIYPSIVESATHNKIGVNGVFDFSDTIKIFNLNFEAKGIAVKDALPLLNQRLQKQIDSIGIRANVDTQVKVAGILGRPGLKPQVDVHFQTDTFRYNLPVGVLRKVRASGTFTNRADTTRLADVYNSRLIAPKITGFFETIPFAFKLVVNNFRNPRAEIDGRIEADSTNMGALLDPARYRFRHGSARIDFHFSGNLKRFYNAEKDSFDGKVAGKVALKNIAMDYLPQKVRISKVNGDLTFNEKVMVLPNLRFYDGQNMLYVRGTLLDLIPYLFGSPKPLRANVDINIPEWQLNWLETLLAAPGTSKPRSGKSLRLSNLLDNAIDKMEIVAKLDARKVRYRHFTGRDVKGKLTISNNAVSIEYFQLRAFGEGKVRLSGEMDNSGAGKLPHMAVRARIENADVHSVFYSFDNFGQKTLTHQNLKGILNTEFSFESNLNNNVKLVPSSMKGLLRIDLTNAYIINFEPFMKMKKLIFKRRNFERVRFAPIRNDFRLHGQEIEIAPMEIESNVFTLFIDGTYSFGNKTDINIQIPLSNLKKRDSTYVLDPNNPEKREGSKIFLRAVDENGEVNFKLAFRRKKKDKSKDEADVRKFDDIER; from the coding sequence ATGTTTTCGAAAGTTTTTAAAATCCTTGGAATCGTCGCACTGATTGGCTTTATACTTTTCGGAGCGGTAGAGCTCTGGGTTTACCGCAACAGGGAGAAGCTTTTCAGGCGTGCGCAGGAGGCGATCAACGAAAATCTGAACGGGAACCTAGCCATAGGCGACTTCAAATTCAGGCCTTTTTATGGCGGACTGGGGCTGAACTTTACATTATATGACGTAAAACTGACAGACACGCTCTACAACGTTCACCATAAACCGTTTCTGGAAGCGGAGAAAATTCACATCGCACTGGATTTCAAACGGATATTTTCAGGAGATGTCCGCGTTAAGAACCTGGTACTGGAAGACGGCGGCCTGAAATTGTTCGTGCAACGGGACGGATACTCCAATCTGTCTATTTTCAAATCCAAACCTGAAAAGGACTCCAAAAAGGGTGATAACGACGGGGTCGTAAAAAAGCTGGGTAATGTACGGTTCGTGAACTTTGCTGTCAGTTATTCCGATTCGGTGAAACGAAAATACTTCGGCGCTCTTTTTCATGACGCCACCAACATCATCGAACGTACCGATTCCAGTACCAATGCGAGTTTTACCGGAGCAGTATTTTTCAATAGTCTCACGTTCAATGCCGACAAAGGTGGTTTCTTGACAAAGCAGGAGACGACGCTGGCGCTCGCGCTGGGCTATGACGAGGATGAGAAGAAGTTGAAAATCTATCCGTCGATCGTCGAGAGCGCCACACATAACAAGATCGGGGTCAACGGTGTTTTCGATTTTTCGGATACCATTAAAATATTCAACCTTAATTTCGAGGCAAAAGGGATCGCTGTGAAAGACGCATTGCCGCTGCTGAATCAGCGATTGCAAAAGCAGATCGATTCCATCGGCATCCGGGCCAATGTGGATACGCAGGTGAAAGTGGCGGGGATACTGGGGCGGCCGGGCCTGAAACCGCAGGTAGATGTGCATTTTCAAACGGACACTTTCAGATATAACCTTCCGGTAGGCGTGCTGCGTAAAGTGAGGGCTTCGGGGACATTCACCAATCGTGCGGATACAACCAGACTGGCCGACGTCTACAACTCCCGCCTGATCGCACCGAAGATTACGGGCTTTTTCGAGACTATTCCGTTCGCTTTCAAGCTCGTTGTCAATAATTTCCGTAATCCGCGCGCCGAAATCGATGGCCGCATTGAGGCGGACTCCACAAATATGGGCGCATTGCTCGATCCCGCCCGTTACCGTTTCAGGCACGGTTCCGCGAGGATCGATTTCCATTTCAGCGGGAATTTGAAGCGGTTTTACAATGCCGAGAAAGATAGTTTCGACGGGAAGGTCGCTGGGAAAGTTGCGCTCAAAAACATCGCGATGGATTACCTGCCGCAGAAGGTAAGGATCAGCAAGGTCAACGGGGACCTTACATTTAACGAGAAGGTTATGGTGCTGCCCAACCTCCGGTTTTACGATGGCCAGAATATGCTTTATGTGCGCGGGACGCTGCTCGACCTCATTCCTTATCTTTTCGGCTCTCCCAAGCCGTTGCGTGCAAATGTCGATATCAACATTCCCGAATGGCAACTCAACTGGCTCGAAACATTACTGGCCGCCCCAGGTACCAGCAAGCCGAGATCCGGAAAATCGCTGCGACTGTCGAACCTGCTCGATAATGCGATCGATAAAATGGAGATCGTCGCGAAGCTCGATGCGAGAAAGGTACGATACCGGCATTTTACAGGCCGGGACGTGAAAGGAAAGCTCACGATCAGCAACAACGCGGTGAGCATCGAATATTTTCAGTTAAGGGCTTTCGGGGAGGGCAAAGTGCGGCTATCGGGCGAAATGGACAACTCTGGTGCGGGAAAGTTGCCGCATATGGCCGTCAGGGCCAGGATCGAGAATGCGGACGTTCATTCTGTTTTTTACTCTTTCGACAATTTCGGACAGAAAACCCTTACCCACCAAAACCTGAAAGGTATTCTGAATACGGAATTCAGCTTCGAATCGAATTTGAACAACAACGTGAAACTGGTGCCGTCGAGCATGAAAGGGTTGTTGAGGATCGATCTGACGAACGCTTATATTATTAATTTCGAGCCGTTTATGAAAATGAAAAAGCTGATTTTCAAAAGGCGGAATTTCGAACGCGTCAGGTTCGCGCCGATCCGTAACGATTTCAGGCTGCACGGGCAGGAGATCGAAATAGCACCCATGGAAATCGAATCCAATGTGTTCACACTTTTTATCGACGGGACTTACAGTTTCGGGAACAAAACGGATATCAACATCCAGATTCCACTCAGCAATCTCAAAAAACGCGACTCGACTTACGTGCTGGACCCCAATAACCCGGAAAAACGCGAGGGCTCGAAGATATTTCTCCGCGCCGTGGACGAAAACGGCGAAGTTAATTTCAAATTGGCCTTCCGGCGAAAGAAGAAGGACAAATCCAAAGACGAGGCGGATGTCAGAAAATTCGACGACATCGAGCGGTGA